The Planococcus halocryophilus nucleotide sequence AGGAAAGCAAATCTATTATTCCTTATCGGATAACCATGTACGTCAATTGGTGAAAATCGCTCACGAACATACGAAAGAAGGTGTAGAAATTGGTTAAAACATATCGCTTAGAAAATTTGTCTTGCACAAGTTGTGCAGCTAAATTCGAAAAAAATATTCGAGGATTACCGGATATCAAAAACGTGGATTTGAACTTTGGAGCTTCCAAATTAACAATTGACGGAGATGTACCAATTGAAGCACTTGAAAAAGCAGGGGCATTCGATCATATCCGGGTTTATCCAGAAAAAGAAAAAATTAAAGTCGTTCCGTTTTATCAGCGGAGACAAACAATGGAAACAGCTTTTTCACTATTATTACTAATCGCCGGAATCATTGTTTCGTTTCAAACGAGCGAAACAAATCCTTTTGCCATCGCGTTATTTGCGGGATCCATGGCAATCGGTGGTTATCATATGTTCTGGACAGGCTTAAGAAACTTAAGTGAGTTCCAGTTTGATATGAAAACATTAATGACCATCGCTATTATAGGTGCGGTCATTATTGGTGAATGGCGAGAAGGCGCAGTTGTTGTCTTCCTTTTTGCTGTCAGTGAAGCATTAGAATCATTTTCAATGAACAAAGCGCGTCAATCAATTCGCAGTTTGATGGACTTGGCTCCGGCACGAGCGTTAATCCAACGTGCTGATGAATTGATCGAGTTGGATACAGAAGAAATTCGCATCGGTGACATTTTAATCGTTAAACCGGGACAGAAAATCGCGATGGACGGAACAGTTCTACGCGGAGAGTCAGCTGTTAACCAAGCGGCAATCACAGGAGAGTCGATTCCTGCAGTTAAAACTGTAGGGGATGAAGTATTTGCCGGCACCATGAACGAAGAAGGTGCGTTAGAAGTTACTGTCACGAAGCGTGTGGAAGATACGACAATCGCCAAAATTATTCATTTGGTAGAAGAAGCACAAGCTGAAAAAGCGCCAACTCAGAAGTTCATTGACCAATTTGCCAAATACTATACACCGGCCATTATTGTTATTGCCTTTTTAGTAGCCATCGTACCGGGCTTTGTAACGGGCAACTGGGAACTGTGGGTTTATCAAGGTTTGGCAGTGCTCGTTGTAGGCTGTCCATGTGCTTTAGTTGTATCAACACCAGTAGCAATTGTCACGGCAATTGGTAATGCTGCACGACAAGGCGTACTGATTAAAGGTGGTATTCATTTAGAAGAAACGGGACAGATTAAAGCTGTCGCTTTTGATAAAACCGGAACTTTAACAAAAGGCTATCCAGAAGTAACAGACGTAATTGCACAAGATGCTATTACAGAAGAAGAGTTATTAAAACTAGCGGCATCGGTAGAAACCATGTCTCAGCATCCTTTAGCAAAAGCTATTTCTAAAAAAGCAGCAAGCACCTATCCTTCCGAAAACTTTAATTCGGTTACAGGAAAAGGAGCATATGCCACAGTTAACGAAGAAAGCATTTACGTCGGCAGTTTAAGTTGGGCAGAAGAAAAGGGCTTACGCATTCCTGAAAAAGCGCGTAAACTTCAAGAGAGTGGGAAATCTGTCACTGCGGTCTTTTCAGAAAAAGTTCTGCTAGGCATTATCGCAATAGCCGATGCTATTCGCGTAGAAAGTCCATCCATTATTAAGCAGTTAAAAGCGATGGGCATCGATCATACTATCATGCTTACAGGAGATCACCCGGCAACGGCAACTGCCATTGCTTCGGAAATCGGTATGACAGATGTTCGTGCTGGACTCATGCCAGAAGACAAATTAGCTGCGATAAAAGAGCTCCAAAAACAATATGGCCGAGTTGCTATGGTTGGAGATGGCATTAATGACGCACCCGCTTTAGCTGCTTCAAGTATTGGTATTGCAATGGGTGGAGCAGGAACAGATGCGGCGCTCGAAACAGCAGATATTGCACTAATGGCTGATGATTTGGAAAAACTTCCTTATACGATTCGACTCAGCAGAAAGACATTGCGTATAATAAAAGAAAACATCGTCTTTGCGTTAGGGCTCAAGGTAATGGCATTGTTATTAATTATTCCTGGTTGGTTAACTTTATGGATCGCGATTTTTGCGGATATGGGTGCCACGCTATTGGTAATATTAAATGCGTTACGTCTT carries:
- a CDS encoding heavy metal translocating P-type ATPase → MVKTYRLENLSCTSCAAKFEKNIRGLPDIKNVDLNFGASKLTIDGDVPIEALEKAGAFDHIRVYPEKEKIKVVPFYQRRQTMETAFSLLLLIAGIIVSFQTSETNPFAIALFAGSMAIGGYHMFWTGLRNLSEFQFDMKTLMTIAIIGAVIIGEWREGAVVVFLFAVSEALESFSMNKARQSIRSLMDLAPARALIQRADELIELDTEEIRIGDILIVKPGQKIAMDGTVLRGESAVNQAAITGESIPAVKTVGDEVFAGTMNEEGALEVTVTKRVEDTTIAKIIHLVEEAQAEKAPTQKFIDQFAKYYTPAIIVIAFLVAIVPGFVTGNWELWVYQGLAVLVVGCPCALVVSTPVAIVTAIGNAARQGVLIKGGIHLEETGQIKAVAFDKTGTLTKGYPEVTDVIAQDAITEEELLKLAASVETMSQHPLAKAISKKAASTYPSENFNSVTGKGAYATVNEESIYVGSLSWAEEKGLRIPEKARKLQESGKSVTAVFSEKVLLGIIAIADAIRVESPSIIKQLKAMGIDHTIMLTGDHPATATAIASEIGMTDVRAGLMPEDKLAAIKELQKQYGRVAMVGDGINDAPALAASSIGIAMGGAGTDAALETADIALMADDLEKLPYTIRLSRKTLRIIKENIVFALGLKVMALLLIIPGWLTLWIAIFADMGATLLVILNALRLVKVQK